GGCAGAGTGAGCACTCTTGTCTGTGCTCTCTTATACGTGGAACAAAACCTTGGAACTAAAGGTTCCGCACTAACCAATGGCCGGAATTATTTTGTTGAAGGATTGTTAAACTATCCGAACGTGCCTGCGTCCTCACCGAGGTGTGGATGGAAGTCAAAGTTAATTTTAAAGCCGTTTGAACTAAAGAAGCCACCGAAGATATGGCGTTACGGACTTACGGAGCTTGTGTCCTCTGTCAGAGGGCGTCCATCGTGAGGATGATGTGCACGGTGAGCCCAGTTTGTGACTGTCATTGAACGCAGCATCTTTACCATggaggtcagacagacaggctgttaAAAGAGCAAATTGAGTATAGTTTAGTTACTTTAATAGAGAAACGCTTATATATGAGTAAATTTAGTATTCATGTTCATTAATTTAGCACATTTCTCCTGTGAACTAACTTCTCCACTCAATCTAACAACAAGTAGTTTTTCACTGGGAAATATATTTGTCGCTGCAACCTCGACAAGCTGCTAATTAAAGGGGTGGTTATTACAGATGAAATAATTCAATCACAGTAAATCACACTATGTATATGCTTGCAGGTATTATATATGGTGATAGGAATAGACACTATGACTGTGAATTTCCTGAAACTGCATTTTCAAAACCGTGTAGAGATAAAATAACCTTAAATCTATCAGCACAAGTTCAGACTGTGAGCTAATCGGTTAGGAGatcaataaatataaatataaatataaaatatgctTTGACAGCCTACAGACTAAGgttgaatgaaaaaaatcttGACTTTCAAACTGTCTAATGGTATTTCTTGTCTGTTCTTTATTTTAGTTTAATTAGAGTGAGATTAGTTAGTGTTAAATAGCTGAAGCTCAAAGAGGTCGTAAAGaaacacttgtttttatttttcatcctcAGGGAATGAGTGCAGCTGCACACCCACAGTCCCAGGTGGATTTCCTGAAAGGAGAAGTCCACAGGAAGCACCCAGGTGTGACCAACCTGAAAGCGCTGCAACTACCTGTGGAGCTCCAGACGGCTGCACGCTCGATTATTCTCAGTGGGTTCAGTTTTTAATGTGGCCATCAGTCGTGTGTTCGCTGGTCTTGAAATGAGTCAGAATGCAGTGCGACTGTTCATTTTCTCCACCTGCAGGCGCTCAGGTGAATCGGATGACTGGCCGCATTCAGGCCCTCACAAACTTCCTGTGGAGCAGAAAACGAGCCATCGATGATTTTACTCTGAGGCAGAAAGCTGTGAGCCTGGAGAAGCAACTCTGGGAGAAAGCAATGGAAAACAGTGGAGGTGGGTGACACATGGATGTCTGTAATGGCTGCAaagaatatttccatttgtttcactgctgtttacaACCTATTAAatctttttctcatctctcaTTTTACTTGGATGAATTTCTTTGTTAAAGGAAGCCTAAGAACAAGAATTTTATtgccagcagctgcttcactgtAATTGCTGTGCATATGACAAATAAACCTAAATCTTAGGAGATGATAAGATGCAGCAGCCTGAAAACTAAATTCACTTTATGTTGCAGATGTAGACCTACAAGTGCTTCAGGATCGCATCAGGAAGAAGGTGCTTTCAGAGCTCAGAAGAAACACCTATCATTGGACTCCTCTGAAGTAACACTTGCTTTTATCTGTTGTCTCATATTTCAGCGTCATGAAATCTCAGAGTATCAGGCACAGAATGGGGCGGCAGGGTTTCCTGAATTCTTCTCTTCACATTTTAGAGCTTGTAGCTGGTGATTTCTCCTGCTTGATTCTGAGATACAGATGATCTTAAATACAGCCcactctctgtgtttcaggtatGATGAAGAGTTAGGTGTGGTGTACATGGCAGCTCGGCTGGCTGGGGGCTTCGCAGCAGTGAGGAGAGCTATAAATGAGGTAATGAGCCAGTGGTGGAGGCTGTAGGCTAACTCGGGGGGGCAGTGCCAAGGCTGTCCTTAAAGAGTCAGTCCACCGACATTTCCcccaaaaaacacactgttgttcTTAAAGTAAAGCAGGGACAATTACAGAAGACATGTCTTTATTAGTATAAGTATTATTACCCCATGATGTGTTCAGGGGTCTTTTTCTGTCCtaaatgtctgtttgtcttttttttatttttaaatcttttcagATAAAGAAGAGAGATCCCTCTTTTGCCCCTCAGTCCCTCCTGGATTTTGGTTCAGGACTGGGAACAGTTGTCTGGTTAGTGTAAAAAACTGGTTTGAATAAAGAGAGTTTTCATGTTAATCACAAGACTCTGAACTGAGTCTTCTCCCACAGGGCGTCACACTCGTGCTGGGGCGACACTTTGAaggagatggtgtgtgtggacAGCTCCGGGCCGATGAACATCCTGGCTGAGCGGCTTCTCAAAGGtacgaacacacaaacacttctgtcAGGTTTGATTTGTAACagttttgtttgagttttgtCAGAAAATCTAAGAGttgttctttctgtgtgtgttgagcagGCGATGATGAAGCAGCTGAACCTCACATCAAACAGGTGTATTTCAGACAgttcctccctgtctctcctaAGGTAAAATCCcttaatttttattttagcaACAGATAAACAAAGTTTGTATCCAGTGTTAGAGAGTTAAAGAATTTCTTTAACAAGCGATACAAGAAATACAAGTGCTGCTCCGGGATTTCTGGGAAATGCATGTAGAACCATGTCAGATGAAGAGCATCCTTAGGATCCCCTCTTTCACATTCAGTTGTgtgtttggaacattttttcGTCTATGGatttattattgtatttattcACACACATCTTAAGGATGAGGAGCCCTGACCGTCCTGTGCTTCTGCTTCCAGGTGCAGTTTGACGTGGTGGTCGCCGCCTTCACCCTGTCAGAGCTTCCCAACGCGAAGGAGCGAGAGGAGGCGGTGTTCACCCTGTGGAGGAAGACAAGCTCGTACCTGGTTTGTTGGAATAATGGCAAAACTTCATGTATAGATGATGTGCATATATGAGGAATATATGTTACGCTTTAGACATTTCTGTATACATTGCAATGTATCTGTAAAACTATTCTGGTATCTAGAAGTCCTGTTTAATTTCATGAcatctgttttctgcatttctcGGTGTAGGTGCTGGTGGAAAATGGGACCAAAGAGGGCCATCAGATTCTTATGGAGGCCAGAGACACTTTGTTAAAGGTATTCTGTTTGTTATGTGCTGTTGTGTAAATTACTTGACACAGTAAACGGAAGCAGACTGAAAACATCCTGTGCTCTATCTCCAGAAACAGGAGAAGACTGTCCACGACACCAGACCAGCGTCTGTGTTTGCTCCGGTGCGTTTGAGTCCCAGCTGCTTTGAAATGTCACGTCGTGCTTTCGACCAGCGGTGTCTCGTCTTCTCACAtcttctctctgttgctgtgtttttccagtgtCCTCATGAACTGATGTGTCCTAAACTGGCCACTGAGTCCACCACGCCCTGCAACTTCCACCAGCGGTACCAACCTCTGCCTCTGCCAGGGGTAAGGTCAAACTCTGTTTTACATGTCTGCCTGCAGCATTCTTCCTGCAAATCAGACATCAGTAAGTTAAGCATGAATGTTCATTCTTGAACTTTCAACTGATATAAGGTCTAAAAAAGCTAATAAGAAGAGCTtgacttccttttttttgtaaaatcagtcagtttgttgatttgttttcaaactgtgatGCATGCAGAGGGAAGGATGTGAGGCAGAGATGCTGCAGGAGGTGAAAGAGAAAGGTGAATGACGGCGCTCTAAAAACAACAGGACGTTAATTATTGTAGTTTGACCCACTTAACAGCAGCTTCGACACATAACTCATGGATGAATTAAGATTTACTTTAAAAccctcagtgctgcagtttgCATCAAAAATCTGACTTCTTGTCTTCTCCTGTTCTATGATATGTTTAGAGGAGTCACAGGAGTcgcaataattttttttttttaaatgcacatatTAATTTCTGTTGGGAAACAGTCAATCAGTGATTCAGAAATTCCACTTATTTCTCTTCAGCACAATGAGCTGCAGACGGAGAAGTTCAGCTACTTGATTCTGACTCGGACAGAATCGCCGCAGGCTGAAACAGAAGGTGTGGACTGGGCCAGGCTGATCGGGCCTGTGCAGCGCAGGAAAAGACACGTCCACTGTCGAATGTGCTGCCCGGACGGACAGCTGCAGCACCTGGTGGTGACGGCACgaaaacacagcaggtgaaGGTCCTGCATCGCACATATTGTCCAACCCAACGTCAGCAACGTCAGTTTAACCAAAGGAGattgttaaatgtttttaacatgcagctgtgcaagaacatttcacaaagaaaacagGCTAAGATTGGCTTAAGTTCGGAGCGAGATTACAGATCAACCAGATGTTAAATGGCagcttttttaatttctgactCTGGACCGAATTAGTATTGACATCCAGCCCTTGTGGTCATGATAGCAGTATGCTCCTTGACCGACGCTGCTGATTGGTTGTCCGCTGTTTACGCTGTCTAATCATGACTGAAAACTGTGTTTGATTTCCTCCAATCAGAGATGTGTACCGCTGTGCTCGAAACAGTGACTGGGGAGATCAGCTGCCAGTCATTCAGAAAATCGAGGATGACGCCCAGACTGATTCAGAGTGACGATTCagcgaggaagaggaaacagacTCATTCTTTACATTTATGTTGAATTAATAGAAACACAATAGAACTGAGTTCAAACTGCCATCCAAGGACTCATCAGCTTTTAGATCAACAGAACGTTTACGACTGGAACTCATTTCACAACTGATGACTTTAATAAAAAGGTCGTAACCGTGTCTTTCTGCACTTTGCCCGGCTTTATTATGCACCACCCTCAACCAAACACAGTCTTTTTCTCGCAACAAGCATGCTGCAGTTTGTAGTcatgtgacatttaaaaatgtggGAAAATAGAAAAGTGGGGGTGTGAGGATGTCCTGCTCTGTCCTACAGGTTTTACAGCAGTTAACATAACCCTCAGTCAGCGAGAACAAGAGCAATAAGTccatttcaagcaaaaataccacATTTTAGTTTCTTAAATGTGTGAATTTCCGCTTTTCCTTGTCTTACATATAAGTTCTTTAACGGTTGGTCAGATAAAACATGCTTAGTTGCAGCCAGGCTGTCCAGATTATACAGACATCTGAAAAGAGTAAATGCTGCCGAACAGGAAAAACATGTGCGTGAAGAGTGGACTACTGTGATTTGGACTTTTAAACTTTATCCCATTTGTTTGACATGAACAggtttttcctgctctgcagtcCTTCAATGTCACCCTGACTCACTCTTAATGCTGAGCAATGTGGCCTGAGTGATCAGATCCCAGCGCGCCCTAAATATGTGCAGGGATCCCATCACACCTGTAAGCATGAACAAACTGTCACAGACAAAAGTCCTCAGATCTGAAGAATCTGGGATTTACAGAATGCTTCGTCTTCCCATTCATGATCTTGTTCTTGTTCAAGTATTGATTTAAGCTGTTGTACTTGTTTATATTCATGTGATGCAGTAAATATGAGCACACAATTAACTCCCAACAATCTGTTTCAGGGCTGATTTCAAGTCCGGGTACTTGTACTGAAATCCGGCCTCTTCAGTCCTCTTTGGTATGACATTCTGGCCCTGCACGAGGACCACGGCCCTCTCAGAGCCCATTAGGGTGTTCAAGACAAAGCCAGGCACAGGGAAAATGGTGGGTCTCCTAAGGACCCGGCCCATCTCTTTCGTGAACTCGTAGTTGGTATTCAGAGCAGGCGCGACGCCGTTAAACACTTGTGGTGAAGGGGAGGGAGCGTCAGCAGCAGCGGGGGATTCCAGGGCGTGGACGATGATCCCCGCCAGGTCCGAGACGTGGATCCAAGGAAACGGCTGACTTCCGGACCCCAGAGTGCCCCCGAGGCCGAGCCAGAAAGGCAGCAGCATCTGCTTCATGGCACCACCATCGCGGCCCAGTACTGCCCCTggtggaaggagggaggaatgTAAGatcaccaaaataaataaatctcattTTATTGTCCTTGTCGTGGTTACTGGGGATCAAACTACCAGGATTCTCTACATAAAGTGAAGTAGTCACTTTTTACATACCAGGCCTGATGACAACTTGTTTGGTGGTTTTTGCCACATCGTCAGGAAGAAGTGCAGAGGCCTCCCACTCCTTCACAAGTCTGGAGAGGAGGTCAAATGGAGTCCATTCACTGTCTTCTGTGTACTGAGCTGTCAGACTGGGCTTGTAACAAGCTGTGTGTCACaaatcaaagtgacaagtaCACAATGATTGATGTCACTGCTCTTATTATCTGTGAGTTTGTGTGGTCTGACTTTGTACTGGCGGAAAATATGATTGTTATTTGTTTTATCATTAAGGAGAGACTTACCTACACCTGATACCAGGACCCAGGAGCGAGGAGGACTCGGGGAAGCAGAAATGGCTCGAGCAAGAGTTTTGGTAGTGTCGATACGACTGGAGAACAGATCCTTTTTGTAGCTTTCATtccacctgaaaacacacaagacagaTCAGGTGAAAATCCAGCTTCATTAAAAGAGCAACACTCATTCTGTGCCTGATCTGGCTGCAGGGATCTGCTTCCACTGAACAGCACTGAGCACTGCATAGTCGGCCACTGATGTTGGGCAGTGAGGCCCGGCTTGCTTTAATGTTCCATTGCATCCCAAAGTTGTTGGATTGGGTTGGGGGCCACGAAAACCTCAGCCCAAGACCACAATTTTGAAGTGTCCACAAACTTTGACCATTTGTGACTTGTCACTCAGGCACTATGTATTTATTGCTCACCATCGTAGTGGGTTCATCAGGTTCTCTCCAGCCAAGTTGACAGCGCCCTCACATGGTGGAAGGCCATCAGACTCCAACTCACCCTGCAGAATCACAGAGGAAGCACGGTAGTATGTAAATTACTCTGGATTTGGAGACAAGTACTGTGACCTGTAACATGGCAAAATGGGGGGATTTACAGGGCTCAACAGCAATttgagattaaaaaagaaataaaaatgctgatgaaTCAGGAGTTAGCCAAGATGAGAAATGACCCTGAAATGGCCACAAATCTGAGTTAACCTGAGATCATACCCATGTTATCTTTCCTGGACCAGGCTGTCGAGATATCACTGTGACCTCATGACCTTTATCTTTGAGCAGGCGACTCAGCTCACGGCCCACAAAGCCAGATCCCCCTCCTGCGAACAAGACAATAGAGAgaaatgtacataaaaacagGAGAATCTGACACTGAACAGTTTCTATTTACCCTAATTCTACTAATATAGAATACTGACTGTGAGAAATATTATGATGTATGCAAACACAGTGTATTGAATACAGTCGGTTGCCTGCACAGACTCTGACACTGAAAGCATGACAACCAGAGCAGTGCGCATGCGCACTGTGCATGCTTACAAAACAGGACTGCATTACGACCATTACAAACTTTTCTTCGATAACGATTTATCAAAACATATGGGCACTTTCTAGGTCTAATAGCGTTGCTGGCACAcctgtttttactgtaatttcCTGTACCTAGATCACGCACACGCAACTTACATAGACTCAATCTATGCCTGCaacgctaacattagctaacagctaactagCAGCGTTATGTCACATTGACCTTTCGAGCGGCAAAAAAgatattattttaaaataaagtaCATACCTATTAAAACTCTCATGGTTATTAAATCCCCGTCAGTTGttgaattaaacaaatgaagGCTGCAGCAGGTTACACTGTTCCCTTTGACTCACGCCAGTGTCAGACGTATCACAGACTTGTTTCTGGCTTTTTTGAACCTAGAGGGATTCCGTAGCCAGTCAGCGACGTCATTTTGTAGTTTCAAACGGCGCTGTGTGTGGGAAGAGGTTTTAAAAGAACAGGTGGATTTCAGTCACGGGTTTATTTAATCACAGCTATCCAGTTATCGGTCAATATTTACCAACTAAATCAATTTTCAGGCGTAAATCATGGTTTCAACAACATGTCAGGGGCTACAGGTGCAAGACAAATAGCTTTTATAAGTTAATTAAGTTCAACTCATGTAGTCTGTACTCATATGTGAGGACAATGTAGACAATGGAGCATTTTGATTAAAGTTTCATTTGATGATATGATCAATATTTTAATCTCTATAATCTActatattttatttcttatttctagtctttattcattttgaatGATATTTCTGTGCATAACAATGCACTTGTAGCTGCTGGATGTAGgatgtctgtatgtttgttgATACGTTCCAGTTAAAACGTAATATCATTATTTAATTTCAATAATACCTGCATTAAATAGAAGATACTGTTCATGATtcaagttgtttttatttttcattgataATGTGTTTTATAAGATTGGCTCTTTAATAGGCCACCGTGCCAGACCCGGAAGCGGCCTGTTTTCTGACGGAGGACAGTAAACACGTGGTTTTGATGAGGACATAAATTGAGCCTCAGCTTCATTAGCGGCCTCTCTTCCTTGTATCGTTGATGAAGGTCGGATCTGCTGCGGCGGAGAGACACAGGCCAGCACGCGTGGAGCTTCACTATCGGTATTTCTTCCCGCTTTGTGTCAGATCACATTGCTTATGTCGCAGTTGGTGTCTTTGTGTATCTGCGTGCGGCTGTTTGCTGCGGTTAATTCAGGTTAGTGTCGTTAGCTCGCTGCTGCTGCGGCGCCAAAGCGACCTCATGGTCTCTGATGGTCCGAGCTGGGCCTTATTCGACGTCCACTTGCACTGCTTTGCATCTGTGCATGAATTGTGCAGAGTTAATTATGTGTGCACGATCTAAATATTAGGATGATCAACATGCGGGCGTTTGCAAGTTTATTAAGAGCAGCTGAAACTAAtacagtctaatacaacagtcctgcattAAATCGTAAAACttgtcagtttttgttgaaattgaagagtttttatgatcattttaaagGTATTATACTAACATGAGTTACTTTTTTGCCCACGTTTAAAGCAGTGAGAGTAGATTAACATGTATAATAAAATACTACCTCCTCCAGCACGGCTGCCCAGCTAAATCAACACGTCTGAAAGTTTCAACCCGATAATAAACTGGTGTCTGAGCATGGTGCATGTTGTAATATTGCCAGGCATCATCTGcacctgctgcaggttttttttttttcctccatctgagCAGATTGAGAGTCATCTCAGAAAGATGCCTGTTACAGTAAATCCACCTGAAGCTTTTAGTTCTGCTTTTTACAGTCAAACCTTGATGATGAGTTGCATGTGAGTCCGTGTTTCACCTGAACCTCATGATTATTCTTTCACTGCACTGATGGGTTTGACGACTCAGACGCTGCTGAGATGATTATTTTAATGCAAGCTGAGACTGACCATCCTGTGTTCTGTTTTAGGTTTCGAGAGCCCGGACTGGATATCTTTTAAGGTCTGTATCAGTGTTTTTTAGTGAAGTGTTGATGATTTGATTCTCATTGATGTTAAACTTTGCAGCCAGTTCAGATCCATCTATGTAAAATGAGTGCAGTCCATAGAGCACTGCAGTAAATCTTCATGAAGGATGTTTGATTTTGATTAAAAcctaatttttttttgcaggctgAAACTGCATTGCACTACTCTGGGAGGTTTATTTTTAGTCTGTCAACActttaaacattttcaactgTTAGATATTAATTCaccttttttttgcttttcacagGTAAAGGGACGCTGCTGGATCGTCCCAGTTTGGATGTTTTAGGATTAGAAGTTGAACGCTGCGTTGTTTTCATA
The Chaetodon auriga isolate fChaAug3 chromosome 12, fChaAug3.hap1, whole genome shotgun sequence genome window above contains:
- the sdr39u1 gene encoding epimerase family protein SDR39U1 — translated: MRVLIGGGSGFVGRELSRLLKDKGHEVTVISRQPGPGKITWGELESDGLPPCEGAVNLAGENLMNPLRWWNESYKKDLFSSRIDTTKTLARAISASPSPPRSWVLVSGVACYKPSLTAQYTEDSEWTPFDLLSRLVKEWEASALLPDDVAKTTKQVVIRPGAVLGRDGGAMKQMLLPFWLGLGGTLGSGSQPFPWIHVSDLAGIIVHALESPAAADAPSPSPQVFNGVAPALNTNYEFTKEMGRVLRRPTIFPVPGFVLNTLMGSERAVVLVQGQNVIPKRTEEAGFQYKYPDLKSALKQIVGS
- the mettl17 gene encoding ribosome assembly protein METTL17, mitochondrial, with the translated sequence MALRTYGACVLCQRASIVRMMCTGMSAAAHPQSQVDFLKGEVHRKHPGVTNLKALQLPVELQTAARSIILSAQVNRMTGRIQALTNFLWSRKRAIDDFTLRQKAVSLEKQLWEKAMENSGDVDLQVLQDRIRKKVLSELRRNTYHWTPLKYDEELGVVYMAARLAGGFAAVRRAINEIKKRDPSFAPQSLLDFGSGLGTVVWASHSCWGDTLKEMVCVDSSGPMNILAERLLKGDDEAAEPHIKQVYFRQFLPVSPKVQFDVVVAAFTLSELPNAKEREEAVFTLWRKTSSYLVLVENGTKEGHQILMEARDTLLKKQEKTVHDTRPASVFAPCPHELMCPKLATESTTPCNFHQRYQPLPLPGHNELQTEKFSYLILTRTESPQAETEGVDWARLIGPVQRRKRHVHCRMCCPDGQLQHLVVTARKHSRDVYRCARNSDWGDQLPVIQKIEDDAQTDSE